One Pyrus communis chromosome 13, drPyrComm1.1, whole genome shotgun sequence genomic window carries:
- the LOC137712373 gene encoding uncharacterized protein, translating to MAENDDKLKPSGSMEGTTFDVNHSYYLHHSDQPGMMLVSQPLTPDNYNTWSRAMIGALKAKNKLSFVDGTFKKPERKVAAADLHQWDRCNSLVKTWLVNSISPELQSSVIYYDLAYQVWEDLKERFSQTNNMQLYHIESSIHDCVQGAITVSSYFTKLKALWDERDAAISLPDCDYNTLQHVLTFQQNQKAIKFLMGLNETFSAVKDQILLMDPLPPVNKVYSLVLRHEKQHNTTTGKTPVQEAAAFAARGPDSSKKGADMKCTRCNKDNHTSADCRAHLKCDYCGWKGHTIDYC from the coding sequence ATGGCAGAGAACGATGACAAACTCAAGCCCTCTGGTTCAATGGAGGGAACCACGTTTGACGTTAATCATTCTTATTACCTGCATCATTCCGATCAGCCGGGAATGATGCTCGTTTCTCAGCCGCTCACTCCAGACAACTACAACACTTGGAGCAGGGCGATGATCGGTGCATTGaaagccaaaaacaaacttAGTTTTGTTGATGGAACCTTCAAGAAACCAGAACGAAAGGTTGCTGCAGCAGACTTGCATCAGTGGGATCGATGTAACAGCCTGGTTAAAACGTGGTTGGTAAATTCAATATCACCAGAACTTCAATCAAGCGTCATTTATTATGATCTTGCATACCAAGTTTGGGAAGACTTGAAAGAACGGTTTTCTCAAACAAACAATATGCAGTTATACCATATTGAAAGTTCAATTCATGATTGTGTCCAAGGAGCTATAACCGTAAGTTCCTACTTCACCAAACTCAAGGCGTTGTGGGACGAGAGAGATGCTGCGATTAGCCTACCCGATTGCGACTACAACACTTTGCAACATGTGTTGACATTCCAGCAAAATCAAAAGGCAATTAAATTTCTTATGGGACTCAATGAAACATTCAGTGCAGTCAAGGATCAAATTCTGTTGATGGATCCACTTCCTCCCGTCAACAAAGTATACTCCCTTGTACTGCGACATGAGAAGCAGCACAACACCACCACAGGCAAAACGCCAGTTCAGGAAGCTGCTGCCTTTGCTGCAAGAGGACCAGATTCTAGCAAGAAGGGTGCTGATATGAAATGTACTCGTTGCAACAAAGATAATCACACCTCTGCAGATTGTCGTGCCCATTTAAAGTGTGATTATTGTGGATGGAAGGGTCATACGATAGATTATTGTTGA